One Roseburia rectibacter DNA window includes the following coding sequences:
- a CDS encoding FadR/GntR family transcriptional regulator, with the protein MEKKSRELLAPHVEEELMDYILHTPVKIGEKLPNEFELAELFGVGRSTVRETVKSLVSKGVLEVRRGSGTYVIGTNRLEDDPLGLSKFTDKFELALDLCNVRLMLEPEIAMLASENATDKEKAELKRLCDEVETLYLAGENHLQKDVEFHTCIARCSKNKVIEKLVPIIQSAVITFVNLTHRQLKEETIDTHRAITDAILRGDSAGAKYAMIMHLNYNRQMILKKQEEALKKEN; encoded by the coding sequence ATGGAGAAAAAGAGCCGGGAATTGTTAGCACCGCATGTAGAAGAAGAATTGATGGACTATATTTTACATACGCCGGTAAAAATAGGTGAGAAGCTGCCAAATGAATTTGAGCTGGCAGAACTGTTTGGTGTTGGGCGGAGTACGGTACGTGAAACTGTAAAAAGCCTGGTTTCCAAAGGAGTGCTTGAAGTCCGCCGGGGGTCCGGAACCTATGTGATCGGGACAAACCGATTAGAGGATGATCCGCTTGGGCTTTCAAAGTTTACGGATAAATTTGAACTGGCGCTTGACCTTTGCAATGTGCGTCTGATGTTAGAGCCGGAGATTGCAATGTTAGCAAGCGAAAATGCCACGGACAAGGAAAAAGCAGAGTTAAAACGTCTGTGTGATGAGGTGGAAACACTTTATCTTGCAGGAGAGAACCACCTTCAGAAGGATGTGGAATTTCATACCTGCATTGCGCGCTGCAGCAAAAATAAAGTGATCGAAAAACTTGTGCCGATCATCCAGTCAGCGGTCATTACATTCGTGAATCTGACACACCGCCAGTTAAAAGAGGAGACGATCGATACGCACCGTGCGATCACGGATGCAATTTTAAGAGGGGACAGTGCAGGGGCAAAATATGCTATGATCATGCACCTTAATTATAATCGTCAGATGATTTTGAAAAAACAGGAAGAGGCGTTGAAAAAAGAGAATTAG
- a CDS encoding GntP family permease, protein MGNVAELDTTRLVIAAIIGLALLLVLIIKFKVHAMLSILIGAIAIGLIAGMPFEEIVTAVDDGIGNTLKGIALLVGLGSMFGAILEASGGAQTLAVTMVKKFGDEKAAWALGITGLVISIPVFFDAGLIILIPLAFSLAKRTKKSSLFYAIPLLAGLAVGHAFIPPTPGPVLVATMLNVELGWVILVGVCCGFFAMIVAGPVWGAICGKKFYVPVPEQIANQEDIDESKLPSFASVVTIIMIPLVLIILKSVAGVVPALAGVQPLFNFLGQPFAALLIATLAAMFILGTRHGYSMAELEKILTKSLEPTGLILLVTACGGVLRYILQYSGLGEIIGNAVASVNLPIVVVAFLVAALVRICVGSATVAMTMAAGIVAAMPEIASLSPMYLACVVAAVAGGATVCSHFNDSGFWLVRSLIGLDEKTTLKTWTIMETLVGGTGFIVALIISFFV, encoded by the coding sequence ATGGGTAACGTCGCAGAATTAGATACCACAAGACTGGTTATCGCAGCAATTATCGGACTGGCATTGTTGTTAGTTCTGATTATCAAATTTAAGGTTCATGCCATGCTTTCCATTTTAATCGGTGCGATTGCAATCGGACTGATCGCAGGAATGCCATTTGAAGAGATCGTAACAGCGGTCGATGATGGTATAGGAAACACGCTAAAAGGAATCGCTCTTTTGGTAGGACTAGGTTCCATGTTTGGTGCGATATTGGAAGCATCGGGTGGAGCACAGACGCTGGCAGTTACAATGGTAAAGAAATTTGGAGATGAGAAGGCTGCATGGGCGCTTGGAATCACCGGTCTTGTTATTTCCATCCCGGTATTTTTTGATGCAGGACTTATCATTTTAATTCCGCTGGCATTTTCTCTTGCCAAAAGAACAAAGAAATCATCCCTGTTTTATGCAATCCCGCTTTTAGCAGGACTTGCCGTGGGACATGCATTCATTCCGCCGACACCGGGACCGGTTTTAGTTGCTACCATGTTAAACGTGGAACTTGGCTGGGTTATTTTAGTCGGTGTATGCTGTGGATTTTTTGCGATGATCGTTGCAGGTCCGGTCTGGGGAGCAATCTGTGGGAAGAAATTTTATGTTCCGGTTCCGGAGCAGATCGCAAATCAGGAAGATATTGATGAATCCAAACTTCCGAGTTTTGCATCCGTTGTTACCATTATCATGATTCCTCTGGTACTTATCATATTAAAATCCGTTGCAGGAGTGGTACCGGCATTAGCAGGTGTACAGCCGCTGTTTAACTTTTTAGGACAGCCGTTTGCAGCACTCCTGATTGCAACATTAGCAGCAATGTTTATCCTTGGAACCAGACATGGTTATTCTATGGCAGAATTAGAGAAGATCCTCACAAAATCATTAGAGCCGACAGGACTGATCCTTCTTGTGACAGCATGCGGCGGTGTGCTTCGTTACATTTTACAGTATTCCGGTTTAGGTGAGATCATTGGTAATGCAGTCGCATCCGTAAATCTGCCGATCGTTGTTGTAGCATTTTTAGTTGCAGCACTTGTCAGAATCTGTGTAGGTTCTGCAACCGTAGCAATGACCATGGCAGCAGGAATCGTAGCAGCAATGCCAGAGATTGCATCCTTATCACCGATGTATCTTGCATGTGTGGTTGCAGCCGTTGCTGGTGGTGCGACAGTCTGCTCACACTTTAATGATTCCGGATTCTGGCTGGTAAGATCATTGATCGGACTTGATGAGAAAACTACTTTAAAAACATGGACAATCATGGAGACATTAGTTGGTGGAACCGGATTTATCGTAGCACTTATTATTTCTTTCTTTGTATAG